In the genome of Lathyrus oleraceus cultivar Zhongwan6 chromosome 4, CAAS_Psat_ZW6_1.0, whole genome shotgun sequence, the window ATATATTATATTAAGTTTATAACATTGGAATATGGAATCTAAATTAATTTAGATTTGTTTCCATGATATTGCTCTTTTGCTTCAAGCCCTTGAAGTGGGAAGCATGTGATCAACTTGATAACTTTAATCTTTGAGATTGAATTCTTCATAGTGTTATCAATTATATATGTATTAGATAAACTATATATATAAGCTATGAAAGTAGTTTGATGAAAATAAAATTTACCTAGTGTGTGCTTAATGCATATGCAGGTCGAGCATCGAAGTTCATGAGAAAGTCAGATGAAGATGTGAATAAGGTATGCATGACATGGAATATTCACTTCCATAGTACATAATTATTTTCTTTAATTTATTATAGAAATCTTAAATAATAAATACTACCAATTATAAACTTACTTCTTGATGTATCTAACTAGCTATATCTATCTATCTTTTTAATCTCTCATCATGTTTAAAGCCTTGTACCTAACTATCAAATGGTGCAAAGCTCATGAACTACCAAATCTAGGTTTTAGTAGGGTTTGATGAAAAAGCAAACATATAAGAGTATGGTTTGCAATTTTTTTTCGTTTATTTTATAGCATTTTTCATATATATTTGAAATTTTGGCCACTATGCACTAATTTTTTTAACTAGGTATGTGTTCATGCTTTCTGTATTTTGACAGGTAGCAACAATGAAGGCAATGGATGAGGAAGAAGTAAGCATTATCCGTGAGAGGCTTCTTAGGGCTAATACAAAAGATTATGGACGATATGATCCATCGCCAACTTTTTCTAAGCCTCCTTTCAAGCTCATACCAAATTGAGTTATAACGTTCAAAGAATGAATCCTTGGAAGTTGGTACCGGAAATATAAGTACTATATAATATAAATAATACACTGTTTAATGATCTTAGTGTAATATAAGACTTTCATATATTTTATTATATAGACATGTATAAATATAAATGCTTAGTCATATGTTTTGAAGTCTATAATAACTCAGTTATTATAGGAACATGTACGTGTACGTGTGTTTTTAAGTTTTAATTAATATCACTATATATATATAGGTCTAGTTTTGTGTAATGTATGCTTTGATTTGATATACATATAGAGATATATATATTTTGTGTATtgtcttttatatatatatatatatatatatatatatatatatatatatatatatatatatatatatatatatatatactctgTTTTTTTATAAGCAATCATACATAGGATAGGATGGTGTATTGCATGAAAGGAAATGGTTAACGAGATTATAGATGTTATGTTTGAGTGTTTGTTATGCTCTTCAAACATTATTTTTTGGATTTGGAGAAAGTGGGTGAGATACATAAGATATGATTTTTAGttaatattttattatatttgttgATATAGTATAAACGATTAAAGAGAAATGAATGTAAAGAcaataaatatatattttttttaggAGTTTTCACATGATATGAATGATACATAATAATCTTCACCTTGTCGAATATCAAATTTTTATAAAGACTTTCTAAAAGACGATCACAATCACATTGTGACAAGTGGGAAGGTGCATTTGTTGGTTAACACTGAAAAACACATAATACTAAACCAAGCATAATATCCAAAAACCATAATGATGTCTTAAAACTATAACAAACCATAAAGAGGTTTGAAAACAAAATAACTTAAAGAAAATATTCAAAACAAGTAAATAAACAAGAACAAAAAACATAGTTAAATGTCTCAATCTTGGTTCAAGGTCTCATGTCCTTGTCCCCTATGAAAGGCTTCCAAACTCTCCATCCTTCATGAAAGCCCAACCATATCTTGTCGCATGTTTACAAAGATCCATACAATCAAAACCTTGAGCTATGAAATCTATAACCATCTGGTTGGTTGGTGTGTGAGCTTCACGTTGTTAGGATGAAGAGAAAAAGGTTTCTCTCTTAGATATGATTCCTGGTCTTTCCCAATGAATATATGTAATGGTTTGCTAACATCATATGAAATTTCACTATCAGCTTCAGACTTCTTGTAGCAAAGTTCATTGTTAAGATTCACTATGAATTTCCTGAAGACTTTTGTGAGGAGCCGAGCATATGGAAGACCAACAGATATCTCATGGTgggtgagagagagagagagagagagagaccaATATTTAActgaattttaaaaaaaaattggaaCTCATGACAcggtaaatcgatttacccaaGAATGTAAATTGATTTACATTTCTTTTGTAAAAAAAATAGCAAAATAAAGCATGTCAATCGGTTTACCATATATTTCAATCGATTTACCTAAgtaaatttttaaaaaattcataCATGGTCCAATTTTGGCTAAGTGAGAACATGTTACATCACACATACATATTGTATATCACACATAACACAAATTGGCATAAGAACATATACTAGTGATGATTAAACTTCGATAACTCACAAATGCAATTGTGAATTAATCATTCATCATAAGAAAAACAAGAATCATGTACCTTGGATATTTCGAGAAGAATTTATATCTTATAATATATCTTTGTGGTTTTTATACATCATTTTCATCCAAAATTCCAAGTTCTCTCCATATCTTATAAAACAGCTGCCTTTTAAGGGATTTTGTTAAGATATTCGCTAGTTGATCATTTGTATCTAGAAATGATATTTCCACATCTCCATTTAGAACATGATCCCTTAGAAAGTGATGGCGAATGTCAATATGATTGGTATGAGAATGCATAATCGGATTCTTTGATAAGTTGATCGCACTGGTATTGTCATACCTTAAGGAGATGCATCCAAGATTTACACCATAGTCACAAATTTGTTTTTCTAACCATAGTATTTGAGCGCAACGAATTTTGGTTGTGATATATTCTACTTCTGAGTTTTAAGTGTAACACAAGCATGTTTTCTTGCATGACCATGATAGTAATACATCTCCAAAGATGTGGCATCTCCCACTAGTTCTTTTTAGTTCAATTTGACAACCTGCATAATTAGAATCAAAATAACCAACTAAATTACAGACACTATTTATAGTATACCATAGGCCGACATTCATTGTTTCCTTCAAGTACTTCATGATCCACTTCACAAAAGAAATAAGTGATTCTTTTGGACAAGCTTGATATTATGCATAGAGACAAATGCTAAACATGATATCAGGACGACTAATAGTTAAATATAATAAAGAGtcaatcatacctcgatactttgTTATATCAATTGGAATCCTGGATTCGTCTTGATAAATATAAGTATTATAACCCATTGGAGTTATGATCTCTTTGAAGCTTTCCATGTCAAACTTCTTTAAAAGTTATTAGCAGTACTTGGATAGGTTGATGAATATAC includes:
- the LOC127075741 gene encoding protein CASPARIAN STRIP INTEGRITY FACTOR 1 translates to MDFMFLKKFTLLFLLISGSLLSTSFAGRASKFMRKSDEDVNKVATMKAMDEEEVSIIRERLLRANTKDYGRYDPSPTFSKPPFKLIPN